A genomic region of Chaetodon auriga isolate fChaAug3 chromosome 11, fChaAug3.hap1, whole genome shotgun sequence contains the following coding sequences:
- the chrm3a gene encoding muscarinic acetylcholine receptor M3, whose product MSSNSTDPGLFLTANTSTPAAGAFPQSNALHQGGTGGAPWLAFHVNTLDDNSSSTSKLLNLTSESQNENGTTVLDPLGGHPVWQVVLIVLLTGMLSLVTIIGNILVVVSFKVNRQLKTVNNYFLLSLAVADLIIGVISMNLYTAYLVMGYWAMGNWACDMWLAIDYVASNASVMNLLVISFDRYFSITRPLTYRAKRTTKRAGIMIGLAWFVSLVLWAPAILLWQYFEGKRTVPSDECYIQFLSQPTITFCTAMAAFYLPVTIMSVLYWRIYKETQNRSKELAGLQGSGGRGGRGGRGGNVGGERPRFVHQTGSSRSCSSYELTRLSQRKSACRELVGRFHCWPGVRSWRPGSTRHGDGDPDQSSSDSWNNNDAAASLDHSGSSEDEDCGGQEMISQSHAIFSIVLSLPGIKAAVNSQLTSCEDLDAATEEDPLRGAEYSRDSLSTLTTNTTATTTPDGANSSENSYHQHFCSRKIQSMPTIQAASDQGSSDDPPTATATATDSTTSTTTKSPSVPMSFKEAALAKRFAARARTQITKRKRMSLVKEKKAAQTLSAILFAFIITWTPYNIMVLINAFCNVCIPETLWAVGYWLCYVNSTVNPMCYALCNKTFRTTFKMILLCRWDQRKRRKQQFQQRQSVVFHRRIPREST is encoded by the coding sequence ATGAGCTCAAACAGCACGGACCCTGGCCTTTTCCTGACTGCCAACACCTCAACCCCAGCAGCTGGAGCCTTCCCACAATCCAATGCTCTCCACCAAGGAGGAACTGGAGGAGCCCCCTGGTTGGCTTTTCATGTGAATACCCTGGATGATAATTCCTCTTCCACCAGCAAACTCTTAAACCTAACCTCCGAATCCCAAAATGAGAATGGTACCACAGTTCTTGATCCCTTGGGTGGCCATCCTGTGTGGCAGGTTGTTCTCATTGTCTTGCTGACAGGTATGCTGTCACTGGTCACCATTATCGGCAACATCCTGGTAGTGGTATCCTTCAAGGTTAATCGCCAGCTAAAGACGGTCAATAACTACTTCCTGCTGAGCTTGGCTGTGGCTGATCTCATCATAGGGGTCATCTCCATGAACCTCTACACAGCTTATCTTGTGATGGGCTACTGGGCCATGGGCAACTGGGCCTGTGACATGTGGCTGGCTATAGACTATGTAGCCAGCAATGCATCAGTTATGAACCTACTGGTCATCAGCTTTGACCGCTACTTTTCAATCACCAGACCTTTAACTTACCGGGCCAAACGGACCACAAAGCGAGCTGGGATCATGATTGGCCTAGCCTGGTTTGTTTCTCTTGTTCTGTGGGCCCCAGCCATCCTATTATGGCAATATTTTGAGGGTAAACGGACAGTACCCTCAGATGAATGCTATATTCAGTTCCTCTCACAGCCGACTATAACCTTCTGCACAGCCATGGCAGCTTTCTATCTGCCTGTGACGATAATGAGTGTTCTCTACTGGCGCATTTACAAGGAGACCCAGAACCGCTCGAAAGAGTTGGCTGGCTTGCAGGGTTCAGGAGGTcgtggtggaagaggaggaagaggagggaatgTTGGAGGCGAGAGACCTCGTTTTGTCCATCAGACAGGAAGTTCTAGAAGTTGCAGCAGCTACGAGCTGACCAGGTTGTCCCAGAGAAAGAGCGCATGTCGGGAGCTAGTTGGCCGGTTCCACTGCTGGCCAGGGGTTCGTTCATGGAGACCTGGTAGTACCCGGCATGGAGACGGCGATCCAGACCAGAGCAGCAGCGATAGCTGGAACAACAATGATGCTGCTGCCTCATTGGACCACTCTGGATCTTCAGAGGATGAGGACTGTGGCGGCCAAGAGATGATTTCCCAGAGTCATGCTATTTTCTCCATTGTTCTCAGCCTGCCTGGAATAAAGGCTGCTGTCAACTCCCAGCTTACCTCATGTGAGGATCTGGAtgcagccacagaggaggaTCCCCTCAGGGGAGCAGAGTATAGCCGAGACAGCCTCTCAACACTCACCACTAACACCACTGCCACCACTACTCCTGATGGAGCAAACAGTTCAGAAAATAGCTACCACCAACACTTCTGCTCACGTAAGATTCAGTCAATGCCTACCATCCAGGCTGCCTCTGACCAAGGCTCTTCGGATGATCCCCCAACAGCTACTGCCACTGCCACCGACAgtaccaccagcaccaccactaAATCTCCCTCTGTTCCAATGTCCTTCAAAGAGGCAGCTCTGGCAAAGCGTTTTGCAGCCCGAGCTCGGACTCAGATCACCAAGAGGAAGCGCATGTCCTtagtgaaggagaagaaggcaGCTCAAACTCTCAGCGCCATCCTGTTTGCGTTCATCATCACATGGACACCTTATAACATCATGGTGCTGATCAATGCCTTCTGTAATGTTTGCATCCCGGAGACCCTGTGGGCAGTAGGGTACTGGCTGTGCTACGTCAACAGCACAGTCAACCCCATGTGCTACGCCCTTTGCAACAAGACTTTCCGTACGACCTTCAAGATGATACTGCTGTGCCGCTGGGAccagagaaaaaggaggaagcagcagttCCAGCAGAGGCAGTCAGTGGTCTTCCACAGGAGGATCCCCAGGGAGTCTACGTAA